A region of Arabidopsis thaliana chromosome 5, partial sequence DNA encodes the following proteins:
- a CDS encoding heparan-alpha-glucosaminide N-acetyltransferase-like protein (DUF1624) gives MAEIKVERSHDQHLLEPKEDTSSSYTRRSLAGNRPRLASLDIFRGLTVALMILVDDAGGDWPMIAHAPWNGCNLADFVMPFFLFIVGVSIALSLKRISNKFEACKKVGFRTCKLLFWGLLLQGGFSHAPDELTYGVDVTMMRFCGILQRIALSYLVVALVEIFTKDSHEENLSTGRFSIFKSYYWHWIVAASVLVIYLATLYGTYVPDWEFVVYDKDSVLYGKILSVSCGVRGKLNPPCNAVGYVDRQVLGINHMYHHPAWRRSKACTDDSPYEGAIRQDAPSWCRAPFEPEGILSSISAILSTIIGVHFGHIILHLKGHSARLKHWISTGLVLLALGLTLHFTHCEKHLAFWSNSK, from the exons ATGGCGGAAATCAAAGTGGAGAGGAGTCACGATCAACATCTCCTTGAACCTAAAGAagatacttcttcttcttatacaCGGAGGAGCCTCGCCGGAAACAGACCAAGACTTGCTTCTCTCGACATATTCCGCGGCCTCACTGTCGCC TTGATGATTCTCGTTGATGACGCTGGAGGAGACTGGCCAATGATTGCTCATGCTCCGTGGAACGGTTGCAATTTGGCTGATTTCGTTATgcctttctttttgttcatcgTTGGTGTCTCCATTGCTCTCTCCTTAAAG AGGATTTCGAATAAATTTGAAGCTTGTAAGAAGGTTGGTTTTAGAACCTGCAAGCTCCTCTTCTGGGGTCTTCTACTTCAAg GTGGATTTTCTCATGCTCCTGACGAATTAACATACGGAGTTGATGTGACTATGATGAGGTTTTGTGGGATTCTTCAG AGAATAGCTTTATCCTATTTGGTAGTAGCATTGGTCGAGATCTTCACAAAGGACTCACATGAGGAGAATCTGTCAACTGGGAGGTTTTCAATATTCAAGTCATATTATTGGCATTG GATTGTGGCCGCATCAGTTCTCGTGATTTATCTGGCTACACTCTATGGAACGTACGTTCCTGACTGGGAATTTGTTGTCTATGATAAAGATAGCGTTCTGTACGGGAAAATCCTATCG GTATCATGTGGAGTGAGAGGAAAGCTGAACCCTCCTTGCAATGCTGTTGGATATGTTGACAGACAAGTTTTAGGGATCAATCATATGTATCACCATCCTGCGTGGAGACGATCCAAG gCTTGCACCGATGATTCCCCCTATGAGGGAGCTATACGCCAAGATGCACCTTCATGGTGCCGTGCTCCGTTTGAGCCTGAAGGAATCTTAAG CTCCATATCTGCTATTCTTTCTACAATCATCGGAGTCCATTTTGGACATATTATTTTACACTTGAAG GGACATTCAGCGCGGCTAAAACATTGGATCTCCACCGGTCTTGTTCTCCTCGCTCTCGGACTTACTCTGCATTTCACCCACTGTGAGAAACACCTTGCTTTTTGGTCCAACTCAAAAtag
- a CDS encoding T-box protein (unknown protein; Has 49 Blast hits to 49 proteins in 17 species: Archae - 0; Bacteria - 0; Metazoa - 0; Fungi - 0; Plants - 48; Viruses - 0; Other Eukaryotes - 1 (source: NCBI BLink).), giving the protein MVNSYVPLRFTIFISFSIAAASSFKLHSASHSPSSFPKATGDDLLSVLGPPSAASCLNPIVSREIKSCLKFLVPFKSDKPKPEFGRCSPRTGLCSGKIDAVERRSKFEEENSLIWWPPESVLELARLAVDSGGDPGSIQRTLNPKMIPVPDVERSRKDKCQLTRTPYGRHFIAEEVNSYFEFLFHLIESRGPSVGLNVSLSRYDLFHGHLFLASESGRLGILFHAKEYPAYDKKVFPYNMGYCQRGSDVKYNDSMNLRNILWLAPLPSNSSPDWVAPGVLVVLDAHPDGIIYRDLIPDYVKFVRTIYEDDLGTTAVDVNYLNVGAHEPDYQLFMC; this is encoded by the exons ATGGTGAATTCGTACGTTCCTCTTCGTTTCACCattttcatctccttctccatcGCAGCAGCTTCATCCTTCAAACTCCACTCCGCTTCTCATTCTCCGTCGTCATTTCCGAAAGCCACCGGCGACGATCTACTCTCCGTTCTCGGACCTCCCTCCGCCGCGTCGTGCCTCAACCCAATCGTCTCTCGAGAGATCAAATCGTGTCTTAAATTCCTCGTCCCATTCAAATCGGATAAACCTAAACCCGAATTTGGACGATGCTCGCCTCGTACTGGACTCTGTTCCGGAAAAATTGACGCCGTTGAGAGACGGAGCAAGTTTGAAGAGGAGAATTCTCTAATCTGGTGGCCACCGGAATCGGTTCTAGAGCTTGCTCGTCTCGCTGTTGACTCCGGTGGTGATCCCGGTTCAATTCAGCGAACTCTCAATCCGAAAATGATCCCG gTTCCTGATGTTGAACGatcaagaaaagataaatgtCAACTTACTAGAACTCCTTATGGTCGTCATTTTATAGCAGag GAAGTGAACTCATATTTCGAGTTCTTGTTTCATCTAATTGAATCTAGGGGACCTAGTGTTGGATTGAATGTTTCATTGAGTAGATATGATTTGTTCCATGGCCATTTATTCCTTGCCTCAGAATCTGGACGCCTTGGAATATT GTTTCATGCTAAAGAGTATCCAGCCTATGACAAGAAAGTGTTTCCTTACAACATGGGATATTGCCAGAGAG GATCTGACGTGAAATACAATGATTCAATGAACTTGAGGAATATCCTTTGGCTTGCACCATTACCTAGCAACTCTTCTCCAGATTGGGTTGCTCCAG GTGTACTTGTGGTTCTTGATGCGCATCCGGATGGAATCATATACCGAGATCTCATCCCTGACTATGTTAAGTTTGTAAGAACAATATACGAAG ATGATTTGGGAACAACCGCAGTTGATGTCAATTACTTGAATGTCGGAGCTCACGAACCTGACTATCAGCTTTTCATGTGCTGA
- a CDS encoding heparan-alpha-glucosaminide N-acetyltransferase-like protein (DUF1624) (Protein of unknown function (DUF1624); CONTAINS InterPro DOMAIN/s: Protein of unknown function DUF1624 (InterPro:IPR012429); BEST Arabidopsis thaliana protein match is: Protein of unknown function (DUF1624) (TAIR:AT5G47900.1); Has 30201 Blast hits to 17322 proteins in 780 species: Archae - 12; Bacteria - 1396; Metazoa - 17338; Fungi - 3422; Plants - 5037; Viruses - 0; Other Eukaryotes - 2996 (source: NCBI BLink).): MAEIKVERSHDQHLLEPKEDTSSSYTRRSLAGNRPRLASLDIFRGLTVALMILVDDAGGDWPMIAHAPWNGCNLADFVMPFFLFIVGVSIALSLKRISNKFEACKKVGFRTCKLLFWGLLLQGGFSHAPDELTYGVDVTMMRFCGILQRIALSYLVVALVEIFTKDSHEENLSTGRFSIFKSYYWHWIVAASVLVIYLATLYGTYVPDWEFVVYDKDSVLYGKILSVSCGVRGKLNPPCNAVGYVDRQVLGINHMYHHPAWRRSKACTDDSPYEGAIRQDAPSWCRAPFEPEGILSSISAILSTIIGVHFGHIILHLKGHSARLKHWISTGLVLLALGLTLHFTHLMPLNKQLYSFSYICVTSGAAALVFSSLYSLVDILEWKHMFLPLKWIGMNAMLVYVMGAEGILAAFFNGWYYRHPHNTLINWIREHVFIRVWHSRRVGVLMYVIFAEILFWGLVTGVFHRFKIYWKL, from the exons ATGGCGGAAATCAAAGTGGAGAGGAGTCACGATCAACATCTCCTTGAACCTAAAGAagatacttcttcttcttatacaCGGAGGAGCCTCGCCGGAAACAGACCAAGACTTGCTTCTCTCGACATATTCCGCGGCCTCACTGTCGCC TTGATGATTCTCGTTGATGACGCTGGAGGAGACTGGCCAATGATTGCTCATGCTCCGTGGAACGGTTGCAATTTGGCTGATTTCGTTATgcctttctttttgttcatcgTTGGTGTCTCCATTGCTCTCTCCTTAAAG AGGATTTCGAATAAATTTGAAGCTTGTAAGAAGGTTGGTTTTAGAACCTGCAAGCTCCTCTTCTGGGGTCTTCTACTTCAAg GTGGATTTTCTCATGCTCCTGACGAATTAACATACGGAGTTGATGTGACTATGATGAGGTTTTGTGGGATTCTTCAG AGAATAGCTTTATCCTATTTGGTAGTAGCATTGGTCGAGATCTTCACAAAGGACTCACATGAGGAGAATCTGTCAACTGGGAGGTTTTCAATATTCAAGTCATATTATTGGCATTG GATTGTGGCCGCATCAGTTCTCGTGATTTATCTGGCTACACTCTATGGAACGTACGTTCCTGACTGGGAATTTGTTGTCTATGATAAAGATAGCGTTCTGTACGGGAAAATCCTATCG GTATCATGTGGAGTGAGAGGAAAGCTGAACCCTCCTTGCAATGCTGTTGGATATGTTGACAGACAAGTTTTAGGGATCAATCATATGTATCACCATCCTGCGTGGAGACGATCCAAG gCTTGCACCGATGATTCCCCCTATGAGGGAGCTATACGCCAAGATGCACCTTCATGGTGCCGTGCTCCGTTTGAGCCTGAAGGAATCTTAAG CTCCATATCTGCTATTCTTTCTACAATCATCGGAGTCCATTTTGGACATATTATTTTACACTTGAAG GGACATTCAGCGCGGCTAAAACATTGGATCTCCACCGGTCTTGTTCTCCTCGCTCTCGGACTTACTCTGCATTTCACCCACT TGATGCCTCTGAACAAACAACTCTACAGTTTCAGCTACATATGCGTGACCTCCGGTGCAGCAGCGCTCGTCTTCTCTTCGTTGTATTCTCTG GTCGATATATTGGAGTGGAAACACATGTTTCTGCCTCTAAAATGGATAGGCATGAACGCAATGTTGGTGTACGTGATGGGAGCTGAAGGCATTTTGGCTGCTTTCTTCAATGGTTGGTACTATCGCCACCCGCACAATACACTG ATAAATTGGATTCGGGAGCATGTTTTTATCCGAGTTTGGCATTCAAGAAGAGTTGGTGTGCTAATGTATGTCATTTTCGCGGAGATTCTCTTCTGGGGTTTGGTCACTGGTGTGTTTCACAGATTCAAGATCTATTGGAAACTCTAA
- a CDS encoding T-box protein yields MVNSYVPLRFTIFISFSIAAASSFKLHSASHSPSSFPKATGDDLLSVLGPPSAASCLNPIVSREIKSCLKFLVPFKSDKPKPEFGRCSPRTGLCSGKIDAVERRSKFEEENSLIWWPPESVLELARLAVDSGGDPGSIQRTLNPKMIPVPDVERSRKDKCQLTRTPYGRHFIAEEVNSYFEFLFHLIESRGPSVGLNVSLSRYDLFHGHLFLASESGRLGILFHAKEYPAYDKKVFPYNMGYCQRGNMGSCPCD; encoded by the exons ATGGTGAATTCGTACGTTCCTCTTCGTTTCACCattttcatctccttctccatcGCAGCAGCTTCATCCTTCAAACTCCACTCCGCTTCTCATTCTCCGTCGTCATTTCCGAAAGCCACCGGCGACGATCTACTCTCCGTTCTCGGACCTCCCTCCGCCGCGTCGTGCCTCAACCCAATCGTCTCTCGAGAGATCAAATCGTGTCTTAAATTCCTCGTCCCATTCAAATCGGATAAACCTAAACCCGAATTTGGACGATGCTCGCCTCGTACTGGACTCTGTTCCGGAAAAATTGACGCCGTTGAGAGACGGAGCAAGTTTGAAGAGGAGAATTCTCTAATCTGGTGGCCACCGGAATCGGTTCTAGAGCTTGCTCGTCTCGCTGTTGACTCCGGTGGTGATCCCGGTTCAATTCAGCGAACTCTCAATCCGAAAATGATCCCG gTTCCTGATGTTGAACGatcaagaaaagataaatgtCAACTTACTAGAACTCCTTATGGTCGTCATTTTATAGCAGag GAAGTGAACTCATATTTCGAGTTCTTGTTTCATCTAATTGAATCTAGGGGACCTAGTGTTGGATTGAATGTTTCATTGAGTAGATATGATTTGTTCCATGGCCATTTATTCCTTGCCTCAGAATCTGGACGCCTTGGAATATT GTTTCATGCTAAAGAGTATCCAGCCTATGACAAGAAAGTGTTTCCTTACAACATGGGATATTGCCAGAGAGGTAATATGGGTTCTTGTCCGTGTGACT GA
- a CDS encoding Heavy metal transport/detoxification superfamily protein (Heavy metal transport/detoxification superfamily protein; FUNCTIONS IN: metal ion binding; INVOLVED IN: metal ion transport; CONTAINS InterPro DOMAIN/s: Heavy metal transport/detoxification protein (InterPro:IPR006121); BEST Arabidopsis thaliana protein match is: Heavy metal transport/detoxification superfamily protein (TAIR:AT5G19090.3); Has 1807 Blast hits to 1807 proteins in 277 species: Archae - 0; Bacteria - 0; Metazoa - 736; Fungi - 347; Plants - 385; Viruses - 0; Other Eukaryotes - 339 (source: NCBI BLink).), translating to MDLGTEIKSDTRQEEQRHVFEDYPEPLRYTTWVLRVSIHCEGCKRKIKKILSKIDGVYTTNIDVKQQKVTVIGNVEPEILIKKIMKAGRHAELWPTSMENNINNDCNYQKKPKKDNEETSGDEDDDENNNNNNGGGDVGGGGGGGGGNFDQVKQVVTFVNGQLQPQGDGAPKKKKKKKKKKKSLGNTTVVMEGGGGGGGGGGPPQNDGPPETVIYSAPQDHHIIHGPPPHLHHHQQQNHPYPTVHSPPRHHPQQMYGPGPGLPPPSFYHTQPQTAPSYTVSYNTVHGPINNGGNETASYYTAPPSHPTSYYSYEYVDTGYESPPPEFYSYRSQPSESFESLSEGNPNSCCVM from the exons ATGGATTTAGGAACAGAGATAAAATCAGACACAAGAcaagaagaacagagacatGTTTTCGAAGATTACCCTGAACCTCTTAGATACACC ACATGGGTTTTGCGAGTTTCTATCCATTGTGAAGGATGCaagagaaaaatcaagaaaatattgaGCAAAATCGATg gtgtatatacaacaaatatcGACGTGAAGCAACAAAAAGTAACGGTGATCGGAAACGTAGAGCCGGAGATTTTAATCAAGAAGATCATGAAAGCCGGTAGACACGCCGAGCTATGGCCAACGTCAATGGAGAACAACATTAACAACGATTGTAACTAtcagaagaaaccaaagaaagatAACGAAGAAACTAGTGGAgatgaagacgacgacgaaaacaacaacaacaacaacggcGGAGGTGACGTcggtggtggaggtggtggtggaggaggaaacTTTGATCAGGTTAAACAAGTTGTTACGTTTGTAAACGGTCAACTTCAACCACAAGGAGATGGAgctccgaagaagaagaagaaaaagaaaaagaagaagaaaagcttagGGAACACGACGGTGGTAATGGAAGGAggcggcggcggcggtggcggtggtggtCCTCCGCAAAACGATGGACCGCCAGAGACAGTGATATACTCAGCTCCACAAGATCATCACATTATACACGGACCACCTCCTCATctacatcatcatcagcagcaGAATCATCCGTATCCAACGGTTCACAGTCCTCCACGTCATCATCCACAACAAATGTACGGGCCGGGTCCGGGACTGCCTCCTCCTTCGTTTTATCATACTCAGCCTCAAACGGCGCCGTCTTATACGGTGAGTTACAACACGGTGCATGGGCCAATTAATAACGGTGGGAATGAGACGGCGTCGTATTACACGGCTCCTCCTTCTCATCCGACGTCATATTATTCTTATGAGTACGTGGACACTGGCTACGAATCTCCACCGCCCGAATTTTATTCGTATAGATCTCAACCGTCGGAATCGTTTGAGTCACTAAGCGAAGGCAATCCAAACTCTTGTTGCGTTATGtga
- a CDS encoding heparan-alpha-glucosaminide N-acetyltransferase-like protein (DUF1624), with protein MAEIKVERSHDQHLLEPKEDTSSSYTRRSLAGNRPRLASLDIFRGLTVALMILVDDAGGDWPMIAHAPWNGCNLADFVMPFFLFIVGVSIALSLKRISNKFEACKKVGFRTCKLLFWGLLLQGGFSHAPDELTYGVDVTMMRFCGILQRIALSYLVVALVEIFTKDSHEENLSTGRFSIFKSYYWHWIVAASVLVIYLATLYGTYVPDWEFVVYDKDSVLYGKILSVSCGVRGKLNPPCNAVGYVDRQVLGINHMYHHPAWRRSKACTDDSPYEGAIRQDAPSWCRAPFEPEGILSSISAILSTIIGVHFGHIILHLKGHSARLKHWISTGLVLLALGLTLHFTHLMPLNKQLYSFSYICVTSGAAALVFSSLYSLVILKPPH; from the exons ATGGCGGAAATCAAAGTGGAGAGGAGTCACGATCAACATCTCCTTGAACCTAAAGAagatacttcttcttcttatacaCGGAGGAGCCTCGCCGGAAACAGACCAAGACTTGCTTCTCTCGACATATTCCGCGGCCTCACTGTCGCC TTGATGATTCTCGTTGATGACGCTGGAGGAGACTGGCCAATGATTGCTCATGCTCCGTGGAACGGTTGCAATTTGGCTGATTTCGTTATgcctttctttttgttcatcgTTGGTGTCTCCATTGCTCTCTCCTTAAAG AGGATTTCGAATAAATTTGAAGCTTGTAAGAAGGTTGGTTTTAGAACCTGCAAGCTCCTCTTCTGGGGTCTTCTACTTCAAg GTGGATTTTCTCATGCTCCTGACGAATTAACATACGGAGTTGATGTGACTATGATGAGGTTTTGTGGGATTCTTCAG AGAATAGCTTTATCCTATTTGGTAGTAGCATTGGTCGAGATCTTCACAAAGGACTCACATGAGGAGAATCTGTCAACTGGGAGGTTTTCAATATTCAAGTCATATTATTGGCATTG GATTGTGGCCGCATCAGTTCTCGTGATTTATCTGGCTACACTCTATGGAACGTACGTTCCTGACTGGGAATTTGTTGTCTATGATAAAGATAGCGTTCTGTACGGGAAAATCCTATCG GTATCATGTGGAGTGAGAGGAAAGCTGAACCCTCCTTGCAATGCTGTTGGATATGTTGACAGACAAGTTTTAGGGATCAATCATATGTATCACCATCCTGCGTGGAGACGATCCAAG gCTTGCACCGATGATTCCCCCTATGAGGGAGCTATACGCCAAGATGCACCTTCATGGTGCCGTGCTCCGTTTGAGCCTGAAGGAATCTTAAG CTCCATATCTGCTATTCTTTCTACAATCATCGGAGTCCATTTTGGACATATTATTTTACACTTGAAG GGACATTCAGCGCGGCTAAAACATTGGATCTCCACCGGTCTTGTTCTCCTCGCTCTCGGACTTACTCTGCATTTCACCCACT TGATGCCTCTGAACAAACAACTCTACAGTTTCAGCTACATATGCGTGACCTCCGGTGCAGCAGCGCTCGTCTTCTCTTCGTTGTATTCTCTGGTGATTCTTAAGCCACCACATTGA
- a CDS encoding Ribosomal protein S21e (Ribosomal protein S21e; FUNCTIONS IN: structural constituent of ribosome; INVOLVED IN: translation, ribosome biogenesis; LOCATED IN: cytosolic small ribosomal subunit, ribosome; EXPRESSED IN: 24 plant structures; EXPRESSED DURING: 13 growth stages; CONTAINS InterPro DOMAIN/s: Ribosomal protein S21e, conserved site (InterPro:IPR018279), Ribosomal protein S21e (InterPro:IPR001931); BEST Arabidopsis thaliana protein match is: Ribosomal protein S21e (TAIR:AT3G53890.2); Has 660 Blast hits to 660 proteins in 258 species: Archae - 0; Bacteria - 0; Metazoa - 293; Fungi - 137; Plants - 120; Viruses - 0; Other Eukaryotes - 110 (source: NCBI BLink).), with protein sequence MQNEEGQVTELYIPRKCSATNRLITSKDHASVQLNIGHLDANGLYTGQFTTFALCGFVRAQGDADSGVDRLWQKKKVEAKQN encoded by the exons ATGCAAAACGAAGAGGGTCAGGTCACTGAGCTTTACATTCCTAGGAAATG TTCTGCTACTAACCGGTTGATCACATCCAAGGATCATGCCTCTGTTCAGCTCAACATTGGTCATTTAGATGCTAATGGCTTGTACACCGGACAGTTCACAACCTTTGCTCTCTGCGGTTTTGTCCGTGCTCAG GGAGACGCTGACAGTGGTGTCGACAGGTTGtggcagaagaagaaggttgaagCCAAACAAAACTAA
- a CDS encoding heparan-alpha-glucosaminide N-acetyltransferase-like protein (DUF1624) — protein sequence MLLHINRFLPLNIQRISNKFEACKKVGFRTCKLLFWGLLLQGGFSHAPDELTYGVDVTMMRFCGILQRIALSYLVVALVEIFTKDSHEENLSTGRFSIFKSYYWHWIVAASVLVIYLATLYGTYVPDWEFVVYDKDSVLYGKILSVSCGVRGKLNPPCNAVGYVDRQVLGINHMYHHPAWRRSKACTDDSPYEGAIRQDAPSWCRAPFEPEGILSSISAILSTIIGVHFGHIILHLKGHSARLKHWISTGLVLLALGLTLHFTHLMPLNKQLYSFSYICVTSGAAALVFSSLYSLVDILEWKHMFLPLKWIGMNAMLVYVMGAEGILAAFFNGWYYRHPHNTLINWIREHVFIRVWHSRRVGVLMYVIFAEILFWGLVTGVFHRFKIYWKL from the exons ATGTTGTTGCATATAAATCGTTTTTTGCCTTTGAATATTCAGAGGATTTCGAATAAATTTGAAGCTTGTAAGAAGGTTGGTTTTAGAACCTGCAAGCTCCTCTTCTGGGGTCTTCTACTTCAAg GTGGATTTTCTCATGCTCCTGACGAATTAACATACGGAGTTGATGTGACTATGATGAGGTTTTGTGGGATTCTTCAG AGAATAGCTTTATCCTATTTGGTAGTAGCATTGGTCGAGATCTTCACAAAGGACTCACATGAGGAGAATCTGTCAACTGGGAGGTTTTCAATATTCAAGTCATATTATTGGCATTG GATTGTGGCCGCATCAGTTCTCGTGATTTATCTGGCTACACTCTATGGAACGTACGTTCCTGACTGGGAATTTGTTGTCTATGATAAAGATAGCGTTCTGTACGGGAAAATCCTATCG GTATCATGTGGAGTGAGAGGAAAGCTGAACCCTCCTTGCAATGCTGTTGGATATGTTGACAGACAAGTTTTAGGGATCAATCATATGTATCACCATCCTGCGTGGAGACGATCCAAG gCTTGCACCGATGATTCCCCCTATGAGGGAGCTATACGCCAAGATGCACCTTCATGGTGCCGTGCTCCGTTTGAGCCTGAAGGAATCTTAAG CTCCATATCTGCTATTCTTTCTACAATCATCGGAGTCCATTTTGGACATATTATTTTACACTTGAAG GGACATTCAGCGCGGCTAAAACATTGGATCTCCACCGGTCTTGTTCTCCTCGCTCTCGGACTTACTCTGCATTTCACCCACT TGATGCCTCTGAACAAACAACTCTACAGTTTCAGCTACATATGCGTGACCTCCGGTGCAGCAGCGCTCGTCTTCTCTTCGTTGTATTCTCTG GTCGATATATTGGAGTGGAAACACATGTTTCTGCCTCTAAAATGGATAGGCATGAACGCAATGTTGGTGTACGTGATGGGAGCTGAAGGCATTTTGGCTGCTTTCTTCAATGGTTGGTACTATCGCCACCCGCACAATACACTG ATAAATTGGATTCGGGAGCATGTTTTTATCCGAGTTTGGCATTCAAGAAGAGTTGGTGTGCTAATGTATGTCATTTTCGCGGAGATTCTCTTCTGGGGTTTGGTCACTGGTGTGTTTCACAGATTCAAGATCTATTGGAAACTCTAA
- the emb1644 gene encoding Small nuclear ribonucleoprotein family protein (embryo defective 1644 (emb1644); CONTAINS InterPro DOMAIN/s: Like-Sm ribonucleoprotein (LSM) domain (InterPro:IPR001163), Like-Sm ribonucleoprotein (LSM)-related domain (InterPro:IPR010920), Like-Sm ribonucleoprotein (LSM) domain, eukaryotic/archaea-type (InterPro:IPR006649); BEST Arabidopsis thaliana protein match is: snRNP core protein SMD3 (TAIR:AT1G76300.1); Has 1807 Blast hits to 1807 proteins in 277 species: Archae - 0; Bacteria - 0; Metazoa - 736; Fungi - 347; Plants - 385; Viruses - 0; Other Eukaryotes - 339 (source: NCBI BLink).) has product MLPLSLLKTAQGHPMLVELKNGETYNGHLVNCDTWMNIHLREVICTSKDGDRFWRMPECYIRGNTIKYLRVPDEVIDKVQEEKTRTDRKPPGVGRGRGRGVDDGGARGRGRGTSMGKMGGNRGAGRGRG; this is encoded by the exons ATG cTTCCTCTATCGCTGCTTAAAACTGCTCAAGGGCATCCTATG cTCGTGGAGCTTAAGAATGGAGAGACATACAATGGGCATTTGGTGAATTGTGATACTTGGATGAACATCCATCTGCGTGAAGTCATATGTACATCAAAG GACGGAGATAGATTTTGGAGGATGCCGGAATGTTATATCCGTGGTAACACAATCAAGTACCTTCGAGTTCCGGATgag gTGATTGATAAAGTACAGGAGGAGAAGACACGCACAG ATAGAAAACCACCAGGTGTTGGACGTGGAAGAGGACGTGGTGTGGATGATGGAGGAGCCAGAGGCAGAGGCAGAGGAACTTCAATGGGGAAGATGGGTGGCAACAGAG GAGCAGGTCGCGGCCGTGGTTGA